Genomic DNA from bacterium:
AAGCGCGCGACGCGGCCGCACGTGCGGCGCTCGGCGCGCAGCAGCCAGCGGTCGTCCCGCGCGGGAGCGCCGTCGAACGTGGTCACGACCGCCCGCGCCCCCAGGCGCGGTGCCGCCGAGCGCGCGAGCAAGTCGGCGGCCGGGCCGCGCGCGTGCAGGAGATCGAAGCGCCGCCCGCCCAGCTGCGCGGGGAGGCGCCGCGCGTCGAGCGCGAGCTGGAG
This window encodes:
- a CDS encoding glycosyltransferase — encoded protein: MTRILYLADPGASVDAPLSLPRLLRHIDRTRFEPSVLLIGADGGATAAVRALGVDVLSLEAGEESGALAALQLALDARRLPAQLGGRRFDLLHARGPAADLLARSAAPRLGARAVVTTFDGAPARDDRWLLRAERRTCGRVAR